A genomic segment from Juglans regia cultivar Chandler chromosome 14, Walnut 2.0, whole genome shotgun sequence encodes:
- the LOC108986647 gene encoding probable LRR receptor-like serine/threonine-protein kinase At1g06840, translating into MNLSGSLSPELGRLSHMTILDFMWNNISGSIPKEIGYITSLELLLLNGNNLTGSLPEELGYLPNLNRMQIDENRISGSIPISFSKLNKAKHFHMNNNSISGQIPPELSRLPRLVHLLLDNNNLSGHLPPEFSEMPSLTILQLDNNHFDGTKIPASYSNMSKLLKLSLRNCNLQGAIPDFSQIPNLYYLDLSSNQLNGSIPQGRFSENITTIYLSNNNITGTVPASFSGLPKIQRLSLSNNLLSGSIPSTIWQSRTLNKMETLIVELQNNKLSSITGSTTLPLNVTVRLQGNPVCSNISLVQFCGSESKNNDNSQRLPNTNTSVCLPQTCPPPYEYSPTSPAPCFCAAPLLIGYRLKSPGFSDFHPYRDTFEKFLAPTLQLFNYQLHIDSFICEGPRLRMYLKLFPVYDANIKGPSSFNMSEIQRITDTFASWKISNLDVFGPYEVLNFTHEYDNYPSPRFALSKGALVGIVLGTIAGAVTLSVLVSLLMLKVHTRNYTAVSRRHCSSNASLKIDGVKAFTYGELTMATNNFNSSTQVGEGGYGKVYKGILADGTVVAIKRAQEGSLQGEKEFLTEIELLSRLHHRNLVSLIGYCDEGFEQMLVYEFMSNGTLRDHLSAKCKEPLSFAMRLRIALGSAKGILYLHTEADPPIFHRDIKASNILLDSKYTAKVADFGLSRLAPVPDIEGTMPAHVSTVVKGTPGYLDPEYFLTRQLTDKSDVYSLGVVFLELLTGMQPISRGKNIVREVTVAYKSGLIFSVVDERMGSYPSDYVVKFFSLAMKCCQDETDARPSMAEVVRELESIWLSMPGSDIKMSYPMPMVTDAVKLDTLPSSSSMKNPFVSMSTDASGSNLVSGVIPSITPR; encoded by the exons ATGAATCTATCAGGAAGTTTATCGCCGGAGCTTGGCCGTTTATCACATATGACAATATT GGACTTCATGTGGAACAACATAAGTGGGAGTATACCAAAGGAGATAGGATATATTACGTCTTTGGAACTCTT GCTTCTGAATGGAAACAATTTAACAGGTTCCTTACCTGAAGAGCTTGGTTATCTTCCAAACTTGAACAGAATGCAGATTGACGAGAATCGCATATCTGGATCAATACccatatcattttcaaaactgaacAAAGCAAAGCACTT TCACATGAACAATAATTCAATAAGTGGGCAAATCCCGCCTGAACTATCCAGATTACCGAGGCTTGTTCACTT GCTTCTTGATAATAACAACTTATCAGGGCATCTGCCACCAGAGTTCTCTGAAATGCCAAGTTTAACGATACT TCAGCTTGATAATAACCACTTTGATGGCACTAAAATTCCAGCTTCATACAGCAACATGTCTAAATTGCTGAAGTT GAGCCTTAGGAATTGCAACTTGCAAGGAGCAATTCCTGATTTTAGCCAAATACCAAACCTTTACTATCT gGACCTCAGTTCAAATCAGCTAAATGGATCCATACCTCAAGGTAGATTTTCTGAGAATATCACGACAAT CTATTTATCCAACAACAATATTACTGGAACAGTTCCTGCCAGCTTTTCGGGTCTTCCTAAAATTCAAAGACT GTCACTTTCCAACAATTTATTGAGTGGCTCTATTCCATCGACCATTTGGCAAAGTAGGACTTTGAACAAAATGGAAACCCTAATTGT GGAGTTGCAGAATAATAAGCTTTCAAGTATTACAGGCAGTACTACTCTACCTCTGAATGTCACTGTCAG GCTTCAAGGGAATCCCGTATGCTCGAATATCAGCCTAGTCCAGTTCTGTGGATCTGAAAGTAAGAACAACGATAACAGTCAGAGATTGCCAAATACAAACACTTCTGTTTGTCTACCTCAAACATGCCCACCTCCTTATGAATATTCCCCTACATCTCCTGCACCCTGTTTCTGTGCTGCTCCTCTACTTATTGGATATCGGTTGAAAAGTCCTGGATTCAGCGATTTTCACCCTTACAGAGATACATTTGAGAAATTTCTGGCACCTACTCTTCAGTTATTTAATTATCAGCTTCATATTGATTCGTTTATATGTGAAGGACCTCGATTGAGAATGTACTTGAAGCTTTTTCCTGTATATGATGCTAATATAAAAGGTCCTAGTTCCTTCAATATGAGTGAGATACAGCGAATCACGGATACTTTCGCCTCATGGAAAATTTCTAATCTTGATGTATTTGGACCTTATGAAGTTCTGAACTTCACTCATGAATATG ACAATTACCCCTCTCCAAGGTTTGCTTTAAGCAAAGGTGCATTGGTTGGCATAGTGTTGGGGACCATTGCTGGTGCAGTTACATTGTCTGTTCTTGTTTCTCTTTTGATGCTGAAAGTGCATACAAGGAACTACACTGCTGTTTCAAGAAGACATTGTT CATCTAATGCCTCCCTGAAAATTGATGGTGTGAAGGCTTTCACTTATGGAGAATTGACTATGGCTACAAACAATTTCAACAGCTCCACTCAGGTTGGTGAAGGAGGGTATGGAAAGGTATATAAAGGCATTCTGGCAGATGGTACAGTCGTGGCCATAAAGCGTGCACAAGAGGGATCCTTACAGGGTGAAAAGGAGTTCTTAACAGAGATAGAATTGTTGTCAAGGTTACATCATCGGAACCTTGTGTCGTTGATTGGATATTGTGATGAAGGATTTGAACAG ATGTTGGTCTATGAGTTTATGTCAAATGGTACTCTAAGGGATCACCTTTCTG CCAAGTGTAAAGAACCTCTAAGTTTTGCCATGAGACTGAGAATTGCACTGGGATCAGCTAAGGGCATCCTTTACCTACATACGGAAGCTGATCCTCCAATATTTCACCGAGATATCAAGGCCTCCAACATATTATTGGACTCTAAGTATACCGCAAAAGTTGCCGATTTTGGACTTTCGCGACTTGCCCCTGTTCCAGATATCGAAGGGACCATGCCTGCTCATGTATCCACAGTTGTGAAGGGGACACCA GGTTACCTAGATCCAGAGTACTTCTTAACTCGTCAACTGACGGACAAAAGTGATGTTTATAGTCTTGGTGTTGTATTTCTAGAACTCCTGACTGGGATGCAGCCAATTTCACGTGGCAAAAACATCGTCAGAGAG GTTACAGTTGCATATAAATCTGGATTGATCTTCTCGGTCGTTGATGAGCGAATGGGTTCTTATCCTTCTGATTATGTAGTGAAGTTTTTTAGTTTGGCTATGAAGTGTTGCCAAGATGAAACAGATGCACGACCTTCAATGGCAGAGGTGGTCCGAGAACTTGAAAGTATATGGCTTTCGATGCCCGGGTCCGACATCAAAATGTCATATCCCATGCCCATGGTCACAGATGCTGTAAAGCTTGACACTTTACCATCATCCTCTTCAATGAAGAATCCATTTGTATCGATGTCAACAGATGCATCTGGCAGCAACCTTGTTAGTGGAGTCATTCCAAGCATCACCCCTAGATAG